In a genomic window of Methanomassiliicoccales archaeon:
- the mcrC gene encoding methyl-coenzyme M reductase I operon protein C: protein MKESIGRRTKFVECRESKGLGVGGGMAQRATISESGRDVVAIAMGPGKRHITKPVCEITYELREEGIDTSVIVVNAGSGVPHDAPDVSTGSIFGLDEIEIRRMEQFKLAIIHLGNVRNHIIYKARLILRNVDVPAIVVCQAPVDFEDFARIGVRTRLVMPKEEGIATKGTIVDIVTGVIRGVTCPQTKLDEIVSKVKKNLPERTPSAEEGLAARLPVFSSKALVD, encoded by the coding sequence GTGAAGGAGAGCATCGGTCGCCGTACGAAGTTCGTGGAATGCCGCGAGTCGAAGGGCCTGGGAGTGGGCGGAGGGATGGCTCAAAGGGCCACCATCTCCGAGAGCGGTCGGGACGTGGTGGCTATCGCCATGGGTCCGGGCAAGAGGCACATCACCAAGCCCGTGTGCGAGATCACCTACGAACTAAGGGAAGAGGGCATCGATACCTCGGTGATAGTGGTTAACGCCGGGTCGGGGGTGCCGCATGATGCGCCTGATGTCTCCACCGGCTCGATCTTCGGCCTGGACGAGATCGAGATCCGGCGCATGGAGCAGTTCAAACTGGCCATCATCCACCTTGGCAACGTGAGGAATCACATCATCTACAAAGCTCGGCTGATATTGCGGAACGTGGACGTCCCGGCCATCGTCGTCTGCCAGGCGCCGGTGGACTTCGAGGACTTCGCCCGCATCGGCGTGAGGACCCGTCTGGTCATGCCCAAAGAGGAGGGCATAGCCACCAAGGGAACCATCGTGGACATCGTCACAGGAGTGATTCGGGGAGTCACTTGTCCGCAGACCAAGCTGGACGAGATCGTCTCCAAGGTGAAGAAGAACCTGCCGGAGCGAACCCCGAGTGCGGAAGAGGGCTTGGCCGCCAGATTGCCGGTCTTTTCTAGCAAGGCGTTGGTGGACTAG